A single region of the Undibacterium piscinae genome encodes:
- a CDS encoding indolepyruvate ferredoxin oxidoreductase family protein has translation MIQRQRDLAAGLNTAGFISGYRGSPLGGLDETLWKTKKLLEQSHVKFVPGVNEDLAATAVWGTQTVDLIGPSKYDGVFSMWYGKGPGVDRCGDVFKHMNHAGTAKHGGVLLVAGDDHGAYSSTLPHQSDHIFSACMIPMLYPCNVQEYLDLGLHAWAMSRYSGCAVGFKALADTVESTASVDADPFRLKIVYPQDFVMPEGGLNTRLSLDTLGIQARKQEALMQDYKIYAALAYARANKLNHTTIDSPTARLGIVASGKSYLDVLEALEELGIDEAFAAEIGIRLYKVSMPWPLEPDGVREFAQGLDEILVIEEKRQMVEYQLKEQLYNWRDDVRPRVIGKFDEKGEWVHPRGEWLLTSKADFSVAQIARVIASRIARFHTSDLIKARLAFLEAKDVVLTKQVNTPTRPAYYCSGCPHNTSTKVPEGSLALAGIGCHVMATAIYPEFNKLTTHMGGEGAPWIGQAAFSTLPHVFQNLGDGTYFHSGYLAIRATVAAKVNITYKILYNDAVAMTGGQPVDGTISVAMMAQQMAAEGVQRIALVTEDLSRYTDRSNLPAFLTLHDRKDMDAVQRELRELPGCTVLIYDQTCAAEKRRRRKKGEFPDPDQRMVINEAVCEGCGDCGVQSNCTSIMPLETEFGRKRTIDQSSCNKDYSCVKGFCPSFVTVEGGKLKKSKTGTARQDDFGALPEPVLPACASSYNILLNGIGGTGVITVGALLGMAAHLEGKGASVLDMTGMSQKNGSVTSHIRIIEQASKLRAQRIATGEADLILGCDILTAGAHDAISKMRVGRTRAVINTHEQPTGPFAKNPDWQFPLESTEHLIAESVGNKVDFINATKLATALMGDSIATNLFMLGFAYQKGAIPVTEAALLRAIELNGVAIESNKKAFLWGRRAAVDFSRVEKIAIPAQPVIVQMPQSLDSLIQRRVSFLTDYQNAAYAQQYSDLLSQVRKAESALNVGNRLSTAVAKYAFKLMAYKDEYEVARLYTNGDFTEKLKQQFEGDFSLKFNLAPPIFSKKDAQGHLIKAQYGSWVWQAFKLLAKCKGVRGSKLDIFGYSEERKSERALIAEYREMVQMLSAKLTSDNLEQAIALANLPEKIRGFGHVKEKAMQEYQAQKAILLQQPKAKVIGQIPQEPHAA, from the coding sequence ATGATACAAAGACAGCGCGATCTGGCCGCGGGCTTGAACACCGCCGGATTTATTTCCGGATATCGCGGTTCGCCCTTGGGTGGCTTGGACGAGACCTTGTGGAAAACCAAAAAATTACTCGAGCAAAGCCATGTCAAGTTCGTGCCTGGCGTCAATGAAGACCTGGCCGCGACGGCGGTCTGGGGCACCCAGACGGTAGACCTGATCGGCCCGTCCAAATACGATGGCGTATTCTCGATGTGGTACGGCAAGGGGCCAGGTGTCGATCGATGCGGTGACGTCTTCAAGCACATGAACCACGCCGGTACCGCCAAACACGGTGGCGTGTTATTGGTGGCCGGTGACGATCACGGCGCTTACTCTTCTACCTTGCCGCATCAGTCTGACCATATATTTTCCGCCTGCATGATTCCTATGCTGTATCCGTGCAATGTGCAGGAATACCTCGATCTCGGCCTGCATGCCTGGGCCATGTCGCGCTATTCCGGTTGTGCGGTGGGCTTCAAGGCGCTGGCCGATACGGTAGAGTCAACCGCATCGGTAGACGCCGACCCGTTCCGCCTGAAGATTGTGTATCCGCAAGATTTCGTGATGCCGGAAGGGGGTCTCAATACCCGCCTGTCCTTAGATACGCTGGGGATACAAGCGCGCAAGCAAGAAGCCTTGATGCAGGATTACAAAATCTATGCTGCCCTCGCTTATGCGCGCGCCAACAAGCTCAATCACACCACCATCGACAGCCCGACTGCGCGTCTGGGTATCGTGGCGTCCGGCAAATCCTATCTGGATGTGCTGGAAGCGCTGGAAGAGCTGGGCATCGATGAGGCATTCGCCGCTGAGATCGGCATCCGTCTCTACAAGGTATCTATGCCGTGGCCGCTGGAGCCCGATGGCGTGCGTGAGTTTGCCCAGGGTCTCGATGAAATTCTGGTCATCGAAGAAAAACGCCAGATGGTTGAGTATCAACTGAAAGAACAGCTGTACAACTGGCGCGACGACGTGCGGCCACGCGTGATCGGCAAGTTTGACGAAAAAGGTGAATGGGTACATCCGCGCGGCGAATGGTTGCTCACTTCCAAGGCTGATTTTTCGGTGGCGCAAATCGCCCGGGTGATTGCCTCGCGTATCGCACGCTTCCACACCAGTGATCTGATCAAGGCCAGGCTGGCGTTTTTGGAAGCCAAGGATGTTGTTCTGACCAAGCAGGTCAATACGCCTACGCGTCCGGCTTACTATTGCTCAGGTTGCCCGCACAATACTTCGACCAAGGTGCCGGAAGGCAGCCTGGCCTTAGCCGGTATCGGCTGCCACGTAATGGCTACCGCGATCTACCCGGAATTTAATAAGCTCACTACGCACATGGGTGGTGAAGGCGCGCCGTGGATAGGCCAGGCCGCCTTCTCGACTTTGCCACATGTGTTCCAGAATCTCGGTGACGGTACGTATTTCCACTCCGGTTATCTGGCGATACGCGCCACCGTGGCGGCCAAGGTCAACATCACTTATAAAATTTTGTACAACGATGCCGTCGCGATGACGGGCGGCCAGCCGGTAGATGGCACCATTAGCGTAGCGATGATGGCGCAGCAGATGGCGGCCGAAGGCGTACAACGCATCGCATTGGTGACCGAGGATTTGTCGCGCTATACCGACCGCTCGAATCTGCCGGCATTTTTGACACTGCATGACCGCAAGGATATGGATGCGGTACAGCGCGAGTTGCGCGAACTGCCGGGTTGTACGGTGCTCATTTACGACCAGACCTGCGCAGCCGAAAAACGCCGTCGCCGCAAGAAAGGCGAATTCCCTGACCCGGATCAGCGCATGGTTATCAACGAAGCCGTGTGCGAAGGCTGCGGTGATTGCGGCGTGCAATCGAACTGTACGTCCATCATGCCGCTGGAAACCGAATTCGGCCGCAAACGCACTATCGACCAATCATCCTGCAACAAGGATTATTCCTGCGTCAAAGGTTTTTGCCCTAGCTTTGTTACGGTAGAAGGCGGCAAGCTGAAAAAATCCAAGACTGGCACCGCCAGGCAAGATGACTTTGGCGCTTTACCAGAACCTGTCTTGCCCGCTTGCGCCAGCTCTTACAATATTTTGCTCAATGGCATAGGCGGTACCGGTGTGATTACGGTCGGCGCTTTGCTGGGCATGGCGGCGCATCTGGAAGGCAAGGGCGCGTCGGTACTGGATATGACGGGCATGTCGCAAAAGAATGGCTCGGTCACGTCGCATATCCGTATCATCGAACAAGCCAGCAAGTTGCGCGCGCAGCGCATCGCCACAGGTGAAGCCGATCTGATCCTCGGTTGCGATATCCTGACTGCCGGTGCCCACGACGCCATCTCCAAGATGCGCGTAGGCCGCACCCGTGCCGTGATCAATACGCACGAACAGCCTACCGGGCCTTTCGCCAAAAATCCGGATTGGCAGTTCCCGCTGGAATCGACCGAACACCTGATCGCCGAGTCGGTCGGGAATAAGGTCGATTTCATCAACGCCACCAAATTAGCCACTGCGTTGATGGGCGACTCGATTGCGACCAATCTGTTCATGCTCGGTTTTGCCTACCAAAAAGGGGCGATCCCGGTTACTGAAGCGGCCTTGCTGCGCGCCATAGAACTCAATGGCGTCGCGATAGAGTCGAACAAAAAAGCCTTTTTATGGGGCCGGCGTGCTGCCGTCGATTTTAGCCGGGTAGAGAAAATCGCGATTCCGGCGCAACCGGTAATCGTGCAGATGCCACAAAGTTTGGACAGCCTGATACAGCGTCGCGTCAGCTTTTTGACCGATTACCAGAATGCCGCCTATGCCCAGCAATATAGCGATTTGCTAAGCCAGGTACGCAAGGCAGAATCTGCCCTTAACGTGGGTAACAGATTGAGCACGGCAGTGGCGAAATATGCGTTTAAGTTAATGGCCTACAAGGACGAGTACGAGGTCGCGCGTCTGTACACCAATGGTGATTTCACCGAGAAACTCAAGCAGCAATTTGAGGGCGACTTTAGCCTGAAATTCAATTTGGCACCGCCTATCTTCTCGAAAAAAGATGCTCAGGGTCATCTTATCAAGGCGCAATACGGTTCCTGGGTATGGCAGGCGTTTAAGCTGCTGGCCAAGTGCAAGGGTGTGCGCGGTAGTAAATTGGATATTTTTGGCTATAGTGAAGAGCGTAAGAGCGAGCGCGCCCTGATCGCAGAATACCGCGAGATGGTGCAGATGCTGAGCGCCAAATTGACTAGTGATAATCTGGAGCAAGCCATCGCCTTAGCGAACCTGCCCGAGAAAATCCGTGGTTTTGGCCATGTTAAAGAAAAAGCCATGCAAGAGTATCAGGCGCAAAAAGCGATCTTGTTGCAACAGCCTAAAGCGAAAGTGATAGGCCAGATTCCGCAAGAACCGCATGCTGCATAG
- a CDS encoding methylmalonyl-CoA mutase — protein MTDLSIAQKLTEYKPVNKVRFVTAASLFDGHDASINIMRRILMANGAEVIHLGHNRSVEEIVTAALQEDAQGIAISSYQGGHVEYFKYMIDLLKQRGGEHIKVFGGGGGVIVPEEIADLHAYGVSRIFSPEDGQRLGLVGMILSMIQACDIDLSTYAPTELDVLSSGDIVAKHRPLAQLITALENQRVAPELLKAIHQAAESIRIPVLGITGTGGAGKSSLTDELIRRIRLDQNDNLNIALISIDPSRRKSGGALLGDRIRMNAINPWKGQLKVFMRSLATREAGSEISQALPDVIAACKLSGFDLVIVETSGIGQGDAAIVQHVDLSMYVMTPEFGAPSQLEKIDMLDFADFIAINKFDRKGAQDALRDVAKQYQRNRELWSKKPDEMPVYGTQASRFNDDGVTALYQGLLPALAERGLNVVAGKLPLIAEKYSSGKNVIVPPARSRYLAEIADTVRHYHKHSGKQVTLARERQQLQETRRMLGKVNKATDAFADLDALISERDNHLSAESKQLVAMWPDMQAAYAGDEYVVKIRDKEIRTQLVSSTLSGTKIRKVALPRFVDHGEILRWLMLENVPGSFPFTAGVFAFKREGEDPTRMFAGEGDPFRTNRRFKLVSQGMDAKRLSTAFDSVTLYGADPAIRPDIYGKVGNSGVSVATLEDMKVLYDGFELCDPTTSVSMTINGPAPTILAFFMNTAIDQQLDKFRADNKREPTADEAAKIKAWVLMNVRGTVQADILKEDQGQNTCIFSTEFSLKVMGDIQEYFVHHQVRNFYSVSISGYHIAEAGANPISQLAFTLSNGFTFVEAYLARGMHIDDFAANLSFFFSNGMDPEYTVLGRVARRIWAIAMRDKYGANDRSQKLKYHIQTSGRSLHAQEIDFNDIRTTLQALIAIYDNCNSLHTNAYDEAITTPTDESVRRALAIQLIINREWGLAKNENPIQGSFIIEELTDMVEEAVMQEFERIAERGGVLGAMETGYQRGKIQEESMHYEHLKHDGTLPIIGVNTFRNPKQGDTPQKIELARSTDEEKQSQLHRLADFHSRHADVAPQALAALQQAAINDENVFAKLMDAARVCSLGQITTALFEVGGQYRRN, from the coding sequence ATGACTGACTTGTCCATAGCCCAAAAACTGACTGAATATAAGCCTGTCAACAAAGTGCGTTTCGTCACAGCCGCCTCTTTGTTTGATGGCCACGATGCCTCAATTAACATCATGCGCCGCATCCTGATGGCCAATGGCGCCGAAGTGATCCACCTCGGGCATAACCGCTCGGTAGAAGAAATCGTCACTGCCGCGCTGCAGGAAGATGCCCAGGGCATCGCCATTTCCAGCTATCAGGGTGGTCATGTCGAATACTTTAAGTACATGATCGATTTGCTGAAACAACGCGGCGGCGAGCATATCAAGGTGTTCGGCGGCGGCGGCGGCGTGATCGTGCCGGAAGAGATTGCCGACCTGCATGCCTACGGCGTTAGCCGTATCTTTAGTCCGGAAGACGGTCAGCGTCTCGGTCTGGTCGGCATGATTTTATCCATGATACAAGCTTGCGATATCGATCTTTCGACCTACGCACCGACCGAACTGGATGTCTTGAGCAGCGGTGACATCGTTGCCAAACACCGTCCTTTGGCGCAATTGATCACGGCTTTGGAAAACCAGCGCGTCGCGCCTGAACTCCTCAAAGCCATCCATCAGGCAGCCGAATCGATCCGCATCCCGGTACTGGGAATCACCGGAACCGGCGGTGCAGGTAAGTCTTCACTCACCGATGAACTGATACGCCGTATACGTCTGGATCAAAACGATAATCTGAACATTGCGCTCATTTCTATCGATCCGTCACGCCGTAAATCGGGCGGTGCCTTGCTCGGTGACCGTATCCGCATGAACGCAATCAACCCGTGGAAAGGCCAGCTCAAGGTTTTCATGCGCTCGCTGGCCACGCGTGAAGCCGGCTCTGAAATCTCGCAAGCGCTGCCCGACGTGATCGCCGCCTGTAAGCTGTCGGGCTTTGATCTGGTGATCGTCGAGACCTCAGGCATAGGCCAGGGTGATGCTGCCATCGTGCAACACGTCGACCTTTCCATGTATGTGATGACACCGGAATTCGGCGCGCCTTCGCAACTGGAAAAAATCGACATGCTCGATTTTGCCGATTTCATCGCTATCAATAAATTTGACCGCAAGGGTGCGCAAGACGCCTTGCGCGATGTCGCCAAGCAATATCAGCGCAACCGTGAATTGTGGAGCAAGAAGCCGGACGAGATGCCGGTGTACGGCACCCAGGCATCGCGCTTTAACGATGACGGTGTGACCGCCTTGTATCAGGGCTTGCTGCCGGCTTTGGCAGAACGCGGCCTGAACGTGGTAGCGGGCAAGCTGCCCTTGATCGCCGAGAAATATTCGAGCGGCAAAAACGTTATCGTGCCACCAGCGCGCAGCCGCTATCTGGCCGAAATCGCCGACACCGTGCGCCACTATCACAAACACAGCGGCAAGCAAGTCACGCTGGCACGCGAGCGTCAGCAATTGCAGGAAACCCGGCGTATGCTGGGCAAAGTGAATAAGGCGACCGACGCCTTTGCCGATCTGGACGCACTGATCAGCGAACGCGACAATCACCTCAGCGCCGAATCCAAGCAACTGGTCGCGATGTGGCCAGACATGCAGGCCGCCTACGCTGGTGACGAATACGTGGTGAAAATCCGCGACAAGGAAATCCGCACCCAGCTAGTCAGCAGTACTTTGTCTGGCACCAAAATCCGCAAGGTGGCACTGCCGCGCTTTGTCGATCACGGCGAGATCCTGCGCTGGCTGATGCTGGAAAACGTTCCGGGTTCTTTCCCTTTCACCGCAGGCGTGTTTGCCTTTAAGCGCGAAGGCGAAGACCCGACCCGTATGTTTGCCGGCGAAGGCGACCCATTCCGTACCAACCGCCGCTTCAAGCTGGTGTCGCAAGGCATGGATGCCAAGCGCCTCTCCACCGCGTTCGACTCGGTCACGCTGTACGGTGCCGATCCGGCGATCCGTCCCGACATCTACGGCAAGGTCGGCAATTCCGGCGTCTCGGTAGCGACGCTGGAAGACATGAAGGTGCTGTACGACGGCTTTGAACTGTGTGATCCGACCACCTCGGTATCGATGACCATCAACGGTCCGGCGCCGACGATACTGGCGTTCTTCATGAACACCGCGATTGATCAGCAACTCGATAAATTCCGTGCTGATAACAAGCGCGAACCGACTGCAGACGAAGCGGCGAAGATCAAGGCATGGGTTCTGATGAACGTGCGCGGCACGGTACAAGCCGACATCCTGAAAGAAGACCAGGGCCAGAATACCTGCATCTTCTCGACGGAATTTAGCCTGAAAGTGATGGGCGATATCCAGGAGTATTTCGTGCATCATCAGGTGCGCAATTTCTACTCTGTATCGATCTCCGGTTATCACATCGCCGAAGCCGGTGCCAACCCTATCTCGCAACTGGCTTTCACGCTGTCGAACGGCTTCACTTTTGTCGAAGCTTATCTGGCGCGCGGCATGCACATCGACGATTTCGCCGCCAACCTCAGCTTCTTCTTCAGCAACGGCATGGATCCGGAATACACGGTCTTGGGTCGTGTGGCACGCCGCATCTGGGCGATTGCCATGCGCGACAAATACGGTGCTAACGACCGCAGCCAAAAGTTGAAATACCATATCCAGACCAGCGGCCGTAGTCTGCATGCACAAGAGATCGATTTCAACGATATCCGCACTACGCTGCAAGCGCTGATCGCGATCTACGACAACTGCAACAGCCTGCACACCAATGCCTACGATGAAGCGATTACCACGCCTACCGATGAATCAGTCAGACGCGCGTTAGCGATCCAACTGATCATCAACCGTGAATGGGGTCTGGCGAAAAATGAAAACCCTATCCAGGGCAGCTTCATCATCGAAGAGCTGACCGATATGGTAGAAGAAGCCGTGATGCAAGAGTTTGAGCGGATTGCCGAACGCGGCGGTGTGCTGGGCGCGATGGAAACCGGCTACCAGCGCGGCAAGATTCAGGAAGAGTCTATGCACTACGAACACCTGAAACATGACGGCACCCTGCCTATCATAGGCGTTAATACCTTCCGCAATCCCAAGCAAGGCGACACGCCACAGAAAATCGAACTGGCACGCTCGACTGACGAAGAAAAGCAATCGCAATTGCATCGTCTGGCCGACTTCCACAGCCGCCACGCCGACGTCGCACCGCAAGCGCTGGCCGCATTGCAACAAGCGGCAATCAACGATGAAAACGTCTTCGCCAAACTGATGGATGCCGCAAGAGTATGCTCGCTGGGGCAGATCACCACGGCGCTGTTTGAGGTGGGCGGGCAGTATCGACGCAACTGA
- the tnpB gene encoding IS66 family insertion sequence element accessory protein TnpB, with protein sequence MPQEYARWGRSPRRCLRWAGSIDATDGLHEPRPCDGSAYAFRNKNSTRIKLLIWDGTGVWLCMRRLHKGRFVWPQSHAACVLSNEEWQWLTTGVDWPRLNAPPQSNWRV encoded by the coding sequence ATGCCGCAAGAGTATGCTCGCTGGGGCAGATCACCACGGCGCTGTTTGAGGTGGGCGGGCAGTATCGACGCAACTGATGGACTTCACGAACCAAGACCTTGCGATGGCAGTGCCTATGCATTTCGTAACAAGAATAGCACCCGCATCAAGCTATTGATCTGGGATGGCACCGGTGTTTGGTTATGTATGCGACGCTTGCACAAAGGTCGCTTCGTCTGGCCGCAGAGCCATGCGGCGTGTGTCTTGTCGAACGAAGAATGGCAATGGCTCACCACGGGCGTTGACTGGCCCCGACTTAACGCGCCGCCACAATCGAATTGGCGCGTATAA
- a CDS encoding N-acetylmuramidase family protein, whose translation MSKLLEEHDFETAAYLLDCDVAAIKAVAEVESRGNGFLNEGKAKILFEGHIFYKYTKGAFKDSNPSICYTPWTKQYYLGGIKEYGRLAEAEALNKTAARMSASYGKFQVMGFNFATCGFTSVDDFYNAMQTDEKSQLDAFCEYIKHNHLSNALRQHDWVAFAKGYNGPEYWKNNYDKLMAAAYEKFSHEKTNVN comes from the coding sequence ATGTCTAAACTACTTGAAGAACATGATTTCGAGACCGCAGCCTACCTCTTGGATTGTGATGTCGCGGCCATCAAAGCAGTGGCTGAGGTGGAGAGTCGCGGGAACGGCTTTTTAAACGAAGGCAAGGCGAAAATTCTTTTTGAAGGACATATTTTTTACAAGTACACCAAGGGGGCTTTTAAAGATAGCAATCCGAGTATCTGTTATACGCCCTGGACCAAGCAATATTATCTGGGTGGTATCAAAGAATACGGCAGACTGGCAGAGGCCGAGGCGCTGAATAAAACCGCAGCGCGCATGTCGGCCAGTTACGGCAAATTTCAGGTGATGGGTTTTAATTTTGCCACCTGCGGTTTTACTTCGGTGGATGATTTCTACAACGCCATGCAAACAGATGAAAAATCCCAGCTCGATGCCTTTTGCGAATACATCAAACACAATCACCTCAGCAATGCACTGCGCCAGCATGATTGGGTGGCGTTTGCCAAAGGCTATAACGGCCCCGAGTATTGGAAAAACAATTACGACAAACTGATGGCGGCGGCCTATGAAAAATTTTCTCACGAAAAAACAAATGTAAACTGA